A genomic window from Lycium barbarum isolate Lr01 chromosome 4, ASM1917538v2, whole genome shotgun sequence includes:
- the LOC132636025 gene encoding uncharacterized protein LOC132636025 yields the protein MSINSQFDMVIDTPDLLYIWWGRMCQEERKKISCHLGNLTSIMTMKGCRELIEVIIRFWDRDWMVFHFGNNIEIASILEELKDVITSVGLGLKRRKKHDDHVLIPEKPTYHQILKIISLSHDNWAHGQTIPFRELYKRFSNPSAFVEHPAEFETYAMWEVTRPLAFSICFLGLMVFPKDGTLAIDTRVISGTHAIFYGITRHEGTKYFYLTLIILADMYRALSLCTNQYKYFHGCNLLLQWWILKHMIKFRPNFGDQTKQSWTLTFSRLMEDGVQWMFDDFVSDTVVVKGRKCLFLPLMWIRGIHLYVPSSVSRQFGST from the coding sequence ATGTCGATCAACTCACAGTTTGACATGGTTATTGATACACCAGATTTGCTATACATATGGTGGGGTAGGATGTgtcaagaagaaaggaaaaagatATCTTGTCATTTAGGAAACCTAACCTCTATAATGACAATGAAGGGTTGTAGGGAGTTGATAGAGGTAATTATCAGGTTTTGGGACCGAGATTGGATGGTTTTTCATTTTGGAAATAATATAGAAATAGCCTCGATTTTGGAGGAATTGAAGGATGTTATAACCAGTGTTGGCTTAGGtctgaaaagaagaaagaaacatgATGACCATGTTCTAATCCCCGAAAAGCCTACCTACCACCAAATACTCAAAATTATTTCCTTATCCCATGACAATTGGGCACATGGTCAAACTataccctttagagagttatataaACGATTCAGTAACCCAAGTGCATTTGTGGAACACCCAGCCGAATTCGAAACCTATGCCATGTGGGAAGTCACCCGACCCTTAGCCTTTTCCATTTGCTTCTTGGGACTTATGGTCTTTCCTAAAGATGGAACCTTAGCCATAGATACGCGAGTCATCTCAGGCACCCATGCCATCTTTTACGGCATAACCCGACACGAAGGCACCAAATACTTTTACTTAACCCTCATCATCCTAGCCGATATGTACCGAGCCCTAAGCCTTTGTACAAACCAGTATAAATACTTCCACGGATGCAACctactcctacaatggtggatcctcaaaCACATGATCAAATTCAGACCAAACTTTGGTGATCAGACCAAACAAAGTTGGACCTTAACTTTTTCTAGACTTATGGAGGATGGTGTGCAGTGGATGTTTGATGATTTTGTATCCGACACTGTTGTGGTCAAAGGCAGAAAGTGTCTGTTCCTGCCACTTATGTGGATTCGAGGGATTCACCTTTATGTACCATCTAGTGTCTCCAGGCAATTTGGGAGTACCTAA